One part of the Pirellulaceae bacterium genome encodes these proteins:
- the nth gene encoding endonuclease III: MRMNRQQRADIVRERLEAMYPDPPIPLDHFDEYSLLVAVLLSAQCTDKMVNKVTPDLWRLARDPSAMSRVPEQAILRVIQRLGLAPRKAKAIRQLSQQLVDQHQGQVPADFEMLEALPGVGHKTASVVMAQAFGVPAFPVDTHIHRLAQRWGLTGGRNVVQTEHDLKRLFPRQCWNKLHLQIIYYGRQHCTARGCDGTVCPLCRELYPSRKKPVTTQR; this comes from the coding sequence ATTCGCATGAACCGCCAACAACGCGCCGATATCGTTCGCGAGCGTTTAGAAGCCATGTATCCTGATCCACCAATACCGTTGGATCACTTCGACGAATATAGCTTGCTGGTCGCGGTACTACTGAGTGCTCAGTGTACCGACAAGATGGTCAACAAGGTTACGCCCGATCTATGGCGCCTGGCTCGCGATCCCTCAGCCATGAGCCGCGTGCCGGAGCAGGCCATCTTGCGAGTCATCCAGCGGCTAGGTCTAGCACCGCGCAAAGCCAAGGCTATCCGCCAGCTTTCTCAGCAGTTAGTGGACCAGCACCAAGGGCAAGTTCCGGCAGATTTTGAAATGCTGGAAGCGTTGCCTGGCGTAGGGCACAAGACGGCCAGTGTCGTGATGGCTCAAGCCTTTGGCGTGCCTGCCTTTCCAGTCGACACGCATATCCACCGGCTAGCTCAGCGCTGGGGACTGACCGGCGGCAGGAACGTCGTGCAGACCGAGCACGATCTGAAGCGACTTTTTCCGCGCCAGTGTTGGAACAAACTACACTTGCAAATCATCTACTACGGACGGCAACATTGCACGGCTCGCGGCTGCGACGGTACCGTTTGCCCGCTATGCCGCGAACTTTATCCATCGCGCAAAAAACCGGTCACAACCCAGCGGTAG
- a CDS encoding Gfo/Idh/MocA family oxidoreductase, which produces MTRTPNRRTFLRNTSTMTAAALLTGARGVHSQQQTETELVNSRMNAAVIGTGGRGGSHIGAMLNSDRVTLTHLCEVDAAIANSRASQVESKQGSRPQVVSDIRRLLEDNSIDIVTIATPNHWHALGGIWAMQAGKHAYIEKPVCYNVMEGSALVAAARKYNRMCQVGTQCRSSDACINAVKFMADGGIGEVNFARGLCYKRRSSIGAIGDYPLPESVDFELWSGPAELTTPRLTRPKFHYDWHWQRLYGNGDFGNQGPHQTDVARWGLGLDTHPRSIITYGGRLGYQAERNDPEYVDAGDTANTEVAIFDYGSKCIVFETRGLSVDQCADEHLNQLFGSDSGNKVGVVFYGSQGYVVQRSYNHCVAFDKQMNLIGEFHGTGFDMGHFDNFLDACEKLDHRMLTADVREGHLSAGLSHLGNISYYLGENNRVSVAELKSVLAGIACMDDVATTVDRTVAHLEKNGVQLAATPLSVGPVLQFDPDQEVFTNNVNANQWLTRNYREGFVCPKPSQV; this is translated from the coding sequence ATGACGCGAACACCCAATCGACGCACTTTCTTGCGAAATACCTCCACTATGACCGCCGCTGCGCTGCTGACCGGGGCTCGTGGGGTACACAGCCAGCAGCAGACGGAAACCGAGCTGGTCAATTCGCGAATGAATGCCGCAGTGATTGGAACGGGTGGCCGTGGAGGCAGTCACATTGGCGCGATGCTGAATTCGGATCGCGTAACATTGACGCACCTGTGCGAAGTTGATGCAGCCATCGCAAATAGTCGTGCCAGTCAAGTTGAGAGCAAGCAGGGTTCGCGTCCTCAGGTGGTTTCGGATATTCGCAGATTATTGGAAGATAATTCGATCGACATCGTGACTATCGCTACCCCCAACCATTGGCATGCTCTGGGTGGAATCTGGGCGATGCAGGCCGGCAAACACGCCTACATCGAAAAACCGGTATGTTACAACGTCATGGAGGGCTCAGCGCTGGTGGCGGCTGCGCGCAAGTACAACCGCATGTGCCAAGTCGGAACTCAGTGCCGTAGCAGCGATGCCTGTATCAATGCCGTGAAGTTTATGGCAGACGGTGGCATTGGCGAAGTTAACTTTGCGCGTGGTTTGTGCTACAAGCGGCGCTCATCGATCGGTGCCATTGGCGATTACCCGCTGCCAGAGTCAGTTGACTTTGAATTGTGGAGCGGTCCTGCGGAATTGACTACTCCTCGCCTGACTCGCCCCAAATTCCACTACGACTGGCACTGGCAACGATTGTACGGCAATGGCGACTTTGGCAATCAAGGCCCTCACCAAACAGACGTGGCCCGCTGGGGCTTGGGCTTAGATACCCATCCGCGTTCGATTATCACTTATGGCGGTCGCTTGGGTTACCAGGCTGAGCGTAATGATCCAGAATATGTAGACGCTGGTGACACAGCCAATACGGAAGTGGCCATTTTCGATTATGGTTCCAAGTGCATCGTATTTGAAACGCGGGGTCTGAGCGTCGACCAGTGCGCCGACGAACATCTGAATCAACTATTCGGTTCCGATTCTGGTAACAAGGTGGGTGTCGTGTTTTACGGATCGCAAGGATACGTGGTCCAGCGTTCCTACAACCACTGCGTGGCCTTTGATAAGCAAATGAATTTGATCGGTGAGTTTCATGGAACCGGTTTTGACATGGGACATTTTGACAACTTTTTGGATGCCTGCGAGAAACTGGATCACCGAATGCTAACGGCCGATGTCCGTGAGGGCCATCTGTCTGCTGGGCTCAGCCACTTGGGCAACATTTCTTACTACCTAGGTGAAAACAATCGCGTGTCGGTCGCAGAACTGAAGTCGGTCTTGGCCGGTATCGCTTGCATGGACGATGTCGCGACTACAGTCGATCGCACTGTGGCACACTTGGAAAAGAACGGTGTTCAGTTAGCAGCGACACCGCTGTCGGTTGGGCCAGTGCTTCAGTTCGATCCCGATCAAGAAGTCTTTACAAACAACGTGAATGCCAACCAATGGTTGACGCGCAACTATCGCGAAGGCTTCGTATGCCCTAAACCTAGCCAAGTATAG
- the rnc gene encoding ribonuclease III yields MPEQPAEVADQERLELCQQRIGYRFNDPQLLRSALTHASGVSCRLDSNERLEFLGDSILGFCICEQLFRQHSQYLEGELTQIKSAVVSRRVCARISHTMRLDECLILGRGVPQGLGVPKSLLSDVYEAIIAAIYLDGGMEAARSFILRTMDDELRHAVEGHSSGNYKSALQQLAQRDQGPSPVYRLIDETGPDHSKQFQIAVEIKKRRFSPAWGRTKKEAEQRAAGNALAELENRQPPYLDPL; encoded by the coding sequence ATGCCAGAACAACCTGCCGAAGTCGCTGACCAGGAACGGCTTGAGCTGTGCCAACAGCGAATCGGTTATCGGTTCAACGATCCACAGCTCTTGCGCTCTGCGTTGACTCATGCATCCGGAGTGTCTTGCCGCCTGGACTCCAATGAGCGACTTGAGTTTTTAGGCGATTCCATTCTGGGATTCTGCATCTGTGAACAACTATTTCGGCAGCACAGTCAATACCTTGAGGGTGAACTGACGCAGATCAAATCGGCGGTGGTCAGCCGTCGCGTGTGCGCGCGCATTAGTCACACGATGCGCTTAGACGAATGCTTGATCTTGGGGCGCGGGGTACCGCAAGGGTTGGGGGTACCCAAGAGTTTACTATCCGACGTCTATGAGGCGATCATCGCGGCGATCTACTTGGACGGCGGGATGGAAGCCGCTCGGTCTTTCATCTTACGGACGATGGACGACGAATTGCGACACGCCGTCGAAGGTCATTCGAGCGGCAATTACAAGTCGGCCTTGCAGCAACTGGCTCAGCGTGACCAAGGTCCTAGCCCCGTCTACCGCTTGATCGACGAGACAGGCCCCGACCACAGCAAACAATTTCAGATCGCCGTCGAAATCAAGAAACGTCGATTCTCGCCCGCCTGGGGGCGCACCAAAAAAGAGGCAGAGCAGCGAGCGGCTGGCAATGCGCTGGCCGAGCTCGAGAATCGCCAACCTCCCTACCTTGATCCGCTGTAG